One genomic segment of Prochlorococcus marinus str. MIT 0919 includes these proteins:
- the psbA gene encoding photosystem II q(b) protein, with amino-acid sequence MTTLQQQRSSLLKGWPQFCEWVTSTNNRIYVGWFGVLMIPCLLAATACFIVAFIAAPPVDIDGIREPVAGSFMYGNNIISGAVVPSSNAIGLHFYPIWEAATVDEWLYNGGPYQLVVFHFLIGISAYMGRQWELSYRLGMRPWICVAYSAPVSAAFAVFLVYPFGQGSFSDGMPLGISGTFNFMFVFQAEHNILMHPFHMAGVAGMFGGSLFSAMHGSLVTSSLIRETTETESQNYGYKFGQEEETYNIVAAHGYFGRLIFQYASFNNSRSLHFFLAIFPVVCVWLTSMGICTMAFNLNGFNFNQSVVDANGKVVPTWGDVLNRANLGMEVMHERNAHNFPLDLAAAESTSVALVAPAIG; translated from the coding sequence ATGACAACCCTTCAGCAGCAGCGTTCTTCGCTGCTTAAAGGTTGGCCACAGTTCTGTGAGTGGGTTACTTCAACTAACAACCGTATTTATGTCGGTTGGTTTGGTGTATTGATGATCCCTTGCCTGTTGGCTGCAACCGCTTGTTTCATTGTTGCTTTCATTGCTGCTCCTCCAGTAGACATCGATGGCATCCGTGAACCTGTTGCTGGTTCATTTATGTATGGAAACAACATCATTTCTGGTGCTGTTGTTCCATCAAGTAATGCAATTGGCCTTCACTTCTACCCTATTTGGGAAGCTGCAACTGTTGATGAATGGCTTTACAACGGTGGCCCTTATCAGCTTGTAGTTTTCCACTTCCTTATTGGCATCTCAGCTTATATGGGACGTCAGTGGGAGCTCTCATATCGTTTAGGTATGCGTCCTTGGATATGTGTTGCTTATTCAGCACCTGTATCTGCAGCTTTCGCTGTTTTCCTTGTTTATCCTTTCGGTCAGGGTTCATTCTCTGATGGAATGCCCTTAGGGATTTCAGGAACATTCAACTTTATGTTTGTGTTCCAGGCTGAGCACAACATTCTAATGCACCCATTCCATATGGCTGGCGTTGCTGGAATGTTTGGAGGAAGCCTTTTCTCTGCAATGCATGGTTCTTTGGTGACATCTTCACTTATTCGTGAGACCACCGAGACAGAGTCTCAGAACTATGGTTATAAGTTTGGTCAAGAGGAAGAAACCTACAATATCGTCGCAGCCCATGGCTACTTCGGTCGTTTGATCTTCCAATACGCAAGTTTCAATAATAGTCGCAGCCTTCACTTCTTCTTGGCAATTTTCCCAGTTGTTTGTGTTTGGTTGACTTCTATGGGCATTTGCACCATGGCTTTCAACCTCAATGGCTTTAACTTCAACCAATCTGTAGTTGATGCAAACGGCAAGGTTGTCCCAACTTGGGGTGATGTTCTTAACCGTGCAAACTTAGGTATGGAAGTTATGCATGAGCGTAATGCTCACAACTTCCCTCTTGACCTTGCTGCTGCTGAGTCCACTTCTGTGGCTTTAGTTGCTCCAGCTATTGGTTAA
- the ftsH gene encoding ATP-dependent zinc metalloprotease FtsH — MNKRWRNIALYFLMVVVVIFVGTALLDKPDPSRDSKTLRYSDFIEAVEENQISRVTISPDNGTAQIIENDGSRAEVTLAPDNDLLQLLTEHNVDIGVQPTRQASPFQQAAGSLIFPIILLGGLFFLFRRAQGGAGGNPAMSFGKSKARLQMEPSTQVTFKDVAGIEGAKLELSEVVDFLKSPDRFTAVGAKIPKGVLLVGPPGTGKTLLAKAVAGEAAVPFFSISGSEFVEMFVGVGASRVRDLFEQAKKNAPCIVFIDEIDAVGRQRGAGLGGGNDEREQTLNQLLTEMDGFEGNTGIIIVAATNRPDVLDAALMRPGRFDRQVVVDRPDYLGRLQILKVHARAKTLSKSVDLDQVARRTPGFTGADLANLLNEAAILAARRELTEVSNDEVGDAIERVMAGPEKKDRVMSERRKRLVAYHEAGHALVGALMPDYDPVQKISIIPRGQAGGLTFFTPSEERMESGLYSRSYLQNQMAVALGGRVAEEIVYGEDEVTTGASNDLTQVAQVARQMVTRFGMSEKLGPVALGRSQGGMFLGRDIASERDFSEDTAATIDEEVSQLVDFAYKRATKVLIDNRKVLDELAEMLVEKETVDSEQLQNLLIKSEVKIAEYI; from the coding sequence TTGAACAAACGTTGGAGAAACATTGCTCTCTACTTCCTAATGGTAGTGGTAGTAATTTTTGTTGGTACTGCTTTATTGGATAAACCAGATCCTTCCCGTGATTCAAAAACATTGAGATATAGCGATTTCATTGAAGCAGTAGAAGAAAATCAAATCAGCAGAGTAACGATCTCTCCTGACAATGGAACAGCACAAATTATTGAAAATGATGGTAGTAGAGCTGAAGTAACTCTTGCTCCAGACAATGATCTTTTGCAACTACTCACTGAACACAATGTTGATATTGGTGTGCAACCAACTCGTCAAGCAAGTCCTTTCCAGCAAGCCGCAGGTAGTCTTATTTTTCCAATAATTTTATTAGGAGGACTATTTTTTCTATTTAGACGCGCACAAGGAGGAGCTGGTGGTAATCCTGCAATGAGTTTTGGGAAGAGTAAAGCTCGCTTGCAAATGGAACCTTCTACTCAAGTCACATTTAAAGATGTTGCAGGTATAGAAGGAGCAAAATTAGAACTTTCTGAAGTTGTTGACTTTTTAAAGAGTCCTGATCGTTTTACTGCAGTTGGAGCAAAAATTCCAAAAGGAGTTCTTTTAGTTGGTCCTCCAGGTACAGGGAAAACTCTTTTAGCTAAAGCAGTTGCAGGTGAAGCAGCAGTGCCCTTTTTCTCTATCTCAGGATCAGAATTTGTAGAGATGTTTGTGGGTGTTGGCGCAAGTAGAGTCAGGGATTTATTTGAACAGGCAAAAAAGAATGCTCCATGCATAGTCTTTATTGATGAAATTGATGCAGTTGGACGACAAAGAGGTGCTGGCCTAGGTGGTGGGAATGACGAAAGAGAGCAAACCCTAAATCAACTACTTACGGAAATGGATGGGTTTGAAGGAAATACAGGAATAATTATCGTTGCAGCTACTAATAGACCAGATGTTCTTGATGCAGCACTCATGAGGCCTGGAAGGTTTGACAGGCAAGTCGTTGTAGACCGGCCAGACTACTTAGGTAGGCTACAAATATTAAAAGTACATGCAAGAGCAAAAACTCTTTCAAAATCAGTAGATCTTGATCAAGTAGCAAGAAGAACTCCCGGTTTTACTGGTGCAGATCTTGCAAACCTTCTAAACGAAGCTGCAATCCTTGCAGCAAGAAGAGAACTAACTGAAGTTAGCAATGATGAAGTTGGAGATGCTATAGAACGTGTAATGGCTGGTCCAGAGAAAAAAGATCGCGTAATGAGTGAAAGACGTAAAAGATTAGTTGCATATCACGAAGCAGGTCACGCTTTAGTCGGAGCATTAATGCCAGATTATGATCCTGTGCAAAAAATTTCTATTATTCCAAGAGGTCAAGCAGGAGGCTTGACATTCTTTACCCCTAGCGAAGAGCGAATGGAATCAGGACTCTATTCTCGCTCTTATTTGCAAAATCAAATGGCTGTAGCACTAGGTGGGAGAGTTGCAGAAGAAATAGTTTATGGAGAAGATGAAGTCACCACAGGAGCTTCTAACGACCTTACTCAAGTCGCACAAGTTGCCAGGCAAATGGTGACTCGTTTTGGCATGAGTGAAAAACTTGGTCCAGTTGCTTTAGGTAGATCTCAAGGAGGGATGTTTCTAGGACGAGATATTGCTTCTGAGAGGGATTTCTCGGAAGATACAGCTGCAACAATTGACGAAGAGGTATCTCAGTTAGTTGATTTTGCTTACAAGAGAGCTACAAAAGTTCTTATTGATAATAGAAAAGTACTTGATGAGCTAGCGGAGATGCTTGTTGAGAAAGAAACAGTTGATTCAGAACAATTGCAAAATTTGTTGATTAAGAGTGAAGTCAAAATTGCAGAATATATATAA
- a CDS encoding aspartoacylase, whose product MPGINVLLVAGTHGNEINAPWLFDQWKSYPELIKPYGLNLSKVIGNPLARETCKRYIDQDLNRSFTKQNFSISHKDNYEIKRAKELVDIYGSEGRLSSQIVIDFHSTTSCMGCSLVVYGRRSVDLALASLIQSRIGIPIYLHEGDESQAGFLVEYWPCGLVVEIGPVPQGTLNHKIIHQTLISLQVCIEEIAKVKSRNARFPKNLIIHRHLKSIDFPRDSNGKQCAYIHSRLDCKDWCLVKKGTPLFQSLNGNTVHFDDPDLPDSIIPVFINEAAYAEKGIAMSFTIKEIWDVKEEWKNDFYKLLFD is encoded by the coding sequence ATGCCTGGTATTAATGTTTTATTAGTTGCTGGGACTCATGGGAATGAAATAAATGCTCCTTGGCTTTTTGATCAATGGAAATCATATCCAGAGTTAATTAAACCTTATGGATTAAATTTATCTAAAGTTATTGGCAACCCTTTAGCAAGAGAAACTTGTAAAAGATATATAGATCAAGATTTGAATAGGAGTTTCACTAAACAAAATTTTAGTATTTCTCATAAGGATAATTACGAGATCAAACGAGCGAAAGAACTGGTTGATATATACGGAAGTGAAGGGAGGCTTTCATCTCAAATAGTCATTGATTTTCATAGCACGACATCATGTATGGGATGCAGCCTCGTTGTATATGGAAGAAGGTCAGTTGATCTAGCACTTGCATCTTTAATTCAAAGTCGCATAGGAATACCAATATATTTACATGAAGGAGATGAATCCCAAGCAGGCTTTCTCGTCGAATACTGGCCTTGCGGCCTTGTTGTAGAAATAGGTCCTGTCCCACAAGGAACACTTAACCATAAAATTATTCATCAGACATTAATTTCGTTGCAGGTATGTATTGAAGAAATTGCAAAAGTTAAATCTAGGAATGCACGCTTCCCTAAGAATTTAATTATTCATAGACATTTGAAAAGTATTGACTTCCCTAGAGATTCAAATGGAAAGCAATGTGCATATATACACTCTAGGTTGGACTGCAAGGATTGGTGTCTTGTTAAAAAAGGTACACCTTTATTTCAAAGTTTGAATGGAAACACAGTTCATTTCGATGACCCAGATTTACCCGATTCTATAATTCCAGTGTTTATAAACGAAGCTGCATATGCTGAGAAAGGAATTGCTATGAGTTTTACAATTAAAGAAATATGGGATGTCAAAGAAGAATGGAAGAATGATTTTTATAAATTGTTATTTGATTAA
- the sat gene encoding sulfate adenylyltransferase, whose translation MISNQSIHSTQSEVIEPYGGTLVDLIVAESTQKTIKSQATQTIECSDRNACDIELLAVGGFSPLTGFMLQADYESVVKNHRTTGGVLFGLPIVMDTDREDLQVNDQVLLTYKGQDLAVLHIQEKWEPDKALEAKGCYGTTSLEHPAVRMIASNRKRFYMGGPIKALELPKRVFPCQTPAEVRKQLPKNENVVAFQCRNPIHRAHYELFTRALEAKNVSKNAVVLVHPTCGPTQEDDIDGEVRFQSYERLAAEVNNPRIRWAYLPYSMHMAGPREALQHMIIRRNYGCTHFIIGRDMAGCKSSITGEDFYGPYEAQDFAKKLAPELKMDTVPSLNLVFTEEKGYVTAEHAKEMNLHIKKLSGTEFRKMLRNGEEIPEWFAFKSVVEVLRKA comes from the coding sequence ATGATCTCTAATCAATCAATCCATTCAACTCAATCAGAGGTTATAGAACCCTATGGTGGGACTCTTGTAGATTTAATTGTCGCAGAAAGCACTCAAAAAACTATCAAAAGCCAAGCCACTCAAACGATAGAGTGTTCTGACAGGAATGCATGCGATATTGAATTACTAGCAGTTGGTGGATTCTCTCCCCTAACTGGATTTATGCTTCAAGCTGATTATGAATCAGTGGTTAAAAATCATAGAACAACTGGGGGGGTGCTGTTTGGCCTACCAATCGTGATGGACACTGATAGAGAAGACTTACAAGTCAACGACCAAGTGCTACTAACATATAAAGGACAAGATTTAGCCGTTTTGCATATTCAAGAGAAATGGGAACCTGACAAAGCCCTAGAAGCAAAAGGATGTTATGGGACCACATCTTTAGAGCACCCTGCAGTGAGGATGATTGCATCTAATCGCAAACGGTTTTATATGGGAGGTCCTATAAAAGCTTTAGAACTTCCAAAACGGGTTTTCCCATGTCAAACCCCTGCAGAAGTTAGAAAGCAACTGCCCAAAAACGAAAATGTTGTGGCATTTCAATGTAGAAATCCAATCCATAGAGCACACTATGAACTATTCACTAGAGCCCTTGAAGCAAAGAATGTAAGCAAAAATGCCGTTGTTTTAGTACATCCAACATGTGGTCCTACACAAGAAGATGATATTGATGGAGAAGTGAGGTTCCAAAGCTATGAAAGGTTAGCCGCAGAGGTAAACAATCCAAGAATTCGATGGGCTTACCTACCCTATTCAATGCATATGGCTGGGCCTAGGGAAGCTCTTCAACACATGATTATTAGAAGAAATTATGGTTGTACGCATTTCATAATTGGACGCGATATGGCTGGATGCAAATCAAGCATTACTGGAGAAGACTTTTATGGTCCATATGAAGCCCAGGATTTTGCTAAAAAGCTTGCTCCTGAGCTCAAGATGGATACAGTGCCTTCATTGAACCTTGTTTTCACAGAAGAAAAGGGATATGTCACAGCCGAGCATGCAAAAGAAATGAACCTACATATAAAGAAGCTCAGCGGAACTGAATTCAGGAAAATGCTCCGAAATGGAGAAGAGATACCAGAATGGTTTGCATTCAAAAGCGTTGTGGAAGTACTACGCAAAGCCTAA
- the aroC gene encoding chorismate synthase, translating into MGSSFGDLFRISTFGESHGRGIGVILEGCPPRLELDIDHIQSELDRRKPGQSKITTPRKEADQVEILSGLIDNTTLGSPISMIVRNKDFRPNDYSDMKSVLRPSHADGTYFLKYGVQAASGGGRASARETIGRVAAGAIAKQVLKKANNTEILAWVKRIHTIEAEIDPTMVEFKDIEANIVRCPDQAVAELMVDRIQEISLDGDSCGGVIECVVRNAPVGLGMPVFDKLEADLGKALLSLPASKGFEVGSGFGGTLLKGSEHNDMFLPSEKGRLRTATNNSGGIQGGISNGEPIVMRVGFKPTATIRKNQDTVDIEGNKTVLTAKGRHDPCVLPRAVPMVESMVALVLADHLLKQKGQCSLW; encoded by the coding sequence ATGGGAAGCAGTTTCGGGGATCTTTTTCGGATAAGTACCTTTGGGGAGTCACATGGAAGGGGAATTGGGGTGATTTTAGAAGGTTGCCCTCCAAGACTGGAATTAGATATTGACCATATACAATCTGAACTTGATAGAAGAAAACCTGGTCAAAGTAAAATTACTACTCCAAGGAAAGAAGCAGATCAGGTTGAAATTTTAAGTGGATTGATTGATAACACAACCTTAGGCAGCCCTATATCAATGATTGTTAGGAATAAGGATTTTCGTCCTAATGATTACAGTGATATGAAAAGTGTTTTGCGACCTTCTCATGCTGATGGTACTTATTTTCTTAAGTATGGTGTACAGGCAGCCAGTGGAGGTGGGAGAGCTTCAGCAAGAGAGACAATAGGACGTGTGGCGGCCGGTGCAATTGCAAAGCAAGTTCTCAAAAAAGCTAACAATACCGAAATATTGGCTTGGGTTAAGCGTATTCACACTATTGAGGCGGAGATAGATCCCACCATGGTTGAATTCAAAGATATAGAAGCCAATATTGTTAGATGTCCTGATCAAGCTGTAGCTGAATTAATGGTTGATCGTATTCAAGAAATTAGTTTAGACGGTGATTCTTGCGGTGGAGTTATTGAGTGTGTAGTTCGCAATGCCCCAGTTGGATTGGGAATGCCAGTTTTTGATAAGTTAGAAGCAGATTTAGGAAAGGCATTATTGTCTTTACCTGCCTCTAAAGGCTTCGAAGTAGGTTCAGGCTTTGGTGGTACGTTGCTTAAAGGCAGCGAGCACAATGATATGTTTCTTCCTTCTGAGAAAGGGAGACTTAGAACTGCAACAAATAATTCTGGTGGTATTCAAGGCGGAATTAGTAATGGAGAGCCGATTGTAATGCGAGTAGGTTTTAAGCCAACAGCCACTATTCGTAAAAACCAAGACACAGTAGATATTGAGGGAAATAAAACAGTGCTCACAGCAAAAGGTCGTCATGATCCATGTGTTTTGCCAAGAGCTGTCCCAATGGTTGAATCTATGGTTGCTTTAGTTTTAGCTGATCATCTTTTAAAGCAAAAAGGGCAGTGCAGTCTTTGGTAG
- a CDS encoding photosystem II manganese-stabilizing polypeptide, whose product MRFRPLLALVLAFCLTFISAPSSASASGERGNSKFADIVNTGKANDCPSLPAESGGSLSIDGGLTDICMHPTQVYVKVAKTKRSKADFAPAKIISPRNNTTVEQVYGDVSGSTFKEKGGIDFQLITVLAPNGEEYPFVFSAKDMSVEFKSKSIQSGTEANGTTFTPSYRTGDFLDPKSRAKDTGVEYAQGLVALGGDDEELAKENIKRDISGQGVITLSIDTVDSDTEEFAGTFVAIQPSDNDLGSKEPVDVKIIGELYGRKA is encoded by the coding sequence ATGAGATTTCGTCCTTTGCTAGCCCTGGTGCTTGCTTTTTGTCTCACTTTTATATCTGCCCCAAGTAGTGCTTCCGCCTCCGGAGAAAGGGGTAATTCTAAATTTGCCGATATTGTAAATACCGGCAAAGCTAATGATTGCCCAAGCCTCCCAGCGGAATCAGGGGGATCCCTAAGTATTGATGGGGGTCTAACAGACATTTGCATGCACCCAACACAAGTGTATGTAAAGGTTGCAAAAACCAAGCGTTCAAAAGCTGATTTTGCACCCGCAAAAATAATTAGCCCTAGAAACAACACAACAGTTGAGCAAGTCTATGGCGACGTTTCAGGTAGCACCTTTAAAGAAAAAGGTGGTATTGATTTCCAACTTATAACAGTACTAGCTCCTAACGGAGAAGAGTATCCTTTCGTCTTCTCAGCAAAGGATATGTCTGTTGAGTTCAAGAGCAAGTCCATTCAATCTGGGACTGAAGCAAATGGAACAACATTCACTCCAAGCTATAGAACAGGTGATTTCCTAGACCCTAAAAGTCGCGCAAAAGACACAGGTGTTGAATATGCCCAAGGTCTAGTTGCATTAGGAGGTGATGATGAAGAGCTTGCAAAGGAAAATATCAAAAGAGACATTTCTGGGCAAGGAGTTATCACTCTTTCTATAGACACTGTCGATTCTGATACTGAAGAATTTGCTGGTACATTTGTTGCCATACAACCTTCTGATAATGATCTTGGATCCAAAGAGCCAGTTGATGTGAAAATCATTGGAGAACTCTATGGCCGCAAAGCCTAG